In a genomic window of Mustela nigripes isolate SB6536 chromosome 8, MUSNIG.SB6536, whole genome shotgun sequence:
- the CHFR gene encoding E3 ubiquitin-protein ligase CHFR isoform X1 — translation MERPGEGEQPPQQQPWGRLLRLGAADGEPHVLLRKREWTIGRRRGCDLSFPGNKLVSGDHCKIIVDEKSGQVSLEDTSTNGTVINKLKVVKKQTCPLQTGDVIYLVYRKNEPEHNVAYLYESLSEKQGVTQDSFEANKENVFHVTKDTSGAGQGDDPQVLPSSPTTQACFEEPQPSTSTSDLFPTASTSSMEPASAGRAPSSSSGSGDAGVSPKERGPSVAGDEIPTFPSALPDGEGASSSLSEPRDQEDLEPSRKRMRGDGGPDVTLQLLAADQCRDTHTGLGSVRSEAMKPDKMEETLTCIICQDLLHDCVSLQPCMHTFCAACYSGWMERSTLCPTCRCPVERICKNHILNNLVEAYLLQHPDKSRSEEDMRSMAARNKITQDMLQPKVRRSFSDEEGSSEDLLELSDVDSESSDVSQPYIVCRQCPEFRRQAGRALPCPGPGSEPGAAPAPGDAPSTSTSVTTAQDYVCALQGSHAICTCCFQPMPDRRAEREQDPRIAPQQCAVCLQPFCHLYWGCARAGCLGCLAPFCELDLGDRCLDGVLSNNHYESDVLKNYLATRGLTWKNMLTESLVALQRGAFLLSDYRITGNTVLCYCCGLRSFRELTYQYRQNIPASELPAAVTSRPDCYWGRNCRTQVKAHHAMKFNHICEQTRFKN, via the exons GTTGTGACCTTTCGTTCCCCGGCAATAAACTGGTCTCCGGAGATCACTGTAAAATCATAGTGGATGAAAAATCTGGTCAGGTGTCACTGGAAGATACCAG CACCAATGGAACAGTGATTAACAAGCTGAAGGTTGTTAAGAAGCAGACCTGCCCTTTGCAGACGGGGGATGTTATCTACTTGGTGTACAGGAAGAATGAGCCAGAACACA ATGTGGCATACCTCTATGAATCTTTAAGTGAGAAGCAAGGCGTCACGCAAGACTCCTTTG AAGCTAATAAAGAGAATGTGTTCCACGTGACCAAAGATACCTCAGGTGCAGGGCAAGGTGATGACCCCCAGGTCCTGCCGTCATCACCCACCACTCAGGCGTGCTTTGAGGAACCACAGCCATCGACGTCGACATCAGACCTCTTCCCCACGGCTTCTACCTCTTCCATGGAGCCCGCCTCTGCAGGGCGAGCGCCTTCCTCCAGCTCTG GCTCCGGAGACGCAGGCGTGTCCCCGAAAGAGCGTGGTCCGTCTGTGGCCGGTGATGAAATCCCGACCTTTCCTTCAGCCCTCCCAGACGGAGAGGGGGCTTCCTCTTCTTTGTCAGAGCCCCGGGATCAGGAGGATTTGGAGCCCAGCaggaagagaatgagaggag ATGGGGGCCCTGATGTGACCCTGCAGTTGCTGGCCGCAGACCAGTGTAGAGACACCCACACCGGCCTGGGCAGTGTCCGGTCCGAGGCCATGAAACCGGACAAGATGGAGGAGACGCTCACGTGCATCATCTGCCAGGACCTGCTGCACGACTGTGTGAG CCTGCAGCCCTGCATGCACACCTTCTGTGCCGCCTGCTACTCGGGCTGGATGGAGCGCTCCACCTTGTGCCCCACGTGCCGCTGTCCCGTCGAGAGGATCTGTAAAAACCACATCCTGAACAACCTGGTGGAGGCCTATCTTCTCCAGCACCCAG ACAAGAGTCGCAGCGAGGAAGACATGCGGAGCATGGCTGCCAGGAACAAGATCACGCAAGACATGCTGCAGCCCAAAGTCAGGAGGTCGTTCTCCGATGAGGAGGGCAGCTCAGAGGACCTGCTGGAGCTGTCCGACGTGGACAGCGAGTCCTCCGACGTGAG CCAGCCGTACATCGTATGCAGACAGTGCCCCGAGTTCCGGCGGCAGGCGGGCCGggccctcccctgcccagggcctggcagcgAGCCAGGGGCGGCACCGGCTCCGGGGGACGCGCCCTCCACGTCCACCAGCGTTACGACAG CCCAGGATTATGTGTGTGCCCTGCAAGGAAGCCATGCCATATGCACCTGCTGCTTCCAGCCCATGCCTGACCGGAGGGCAGAGCGCGAGCAGGACCCCCGCATCGCCCCCCAGCAGT GTGCCGTGTGCCTGCAGCCTTTCTGCCACCTGTACTGGGGCTGTGCCCGGGCCGGCTGCCTTGGCTGCCTGGCCCCGTTCTGCG AGCTAGACCTGGGCGACAGGTGTCTGGATGGGGTTCTGAGCAACAACCACTATGAGTCGGATGTCCTCAAG AATTACCTGGCAACCAGGGGTTTGACGTGGAAGAACATGTTGACGGAAAGTCTGGTGGCTCTGCAGAGGGGAGCGTTCCTGCTGTCCG ATTACAGAATCACAGGGAACACCGTGCTGTGTTACTGCTGTGGCCTGCGGAGCTTCCGAGAGCTAACTTACCAGTATCGGCAGAACATTCCTGCTTCCGAGTTGCCCG CGGCTGTGACGTCCCGTCCTGATTGCTACTGGGGCCGCAACTGCCGCACTCAGGTGAAGGCCCACCACGCAAT GAAATTCAATCACATCTGTGAACAGACAAGGTTCAAGAACTGA
- the CHFR gene encoding E3 ubiquitin-protein ligase CHFR isoform X2, which translates to MERPGEGEQPPQQQPWGRLLRLGAADGEPHVLLRKREWTIGRRRGCDLSFPGNKLVSGDHCKIIVDEKSGQVSLEDTSTNGTVINKLKVVKKQTCPLQTGDVIYLVYRKNEPEHNVAYLYESLSEKQGVTQDSFEANKENVFHVTKDTSGAGQGDDPQVLPSSPTTQACFEEPQPSTSTSDLFPTASTSSMEPASAGRAPSSSSDGGPDVTLQLLAADQCRDTHTGLGSVRSEAMKPDKMEETLTCIICQDLLHDCVSLQPCMHTFCAACYSGWMERSTLCPTCRCPVERICKNHILNNLVEAYLLQHPDKSRSEEDMRSMAARNKITQDMLQPKVRRSFSDEEGSSEDLLELSDVDSESSDVSQPYIVCRQCPEFRRQAGRALPCPGPGSEPGAAPAPGDAPSTSTSVTTAQDYVCALQGSHAICTCCFQPMPDRRAEREQDPRIAPQQCAVCLQPFCHLYWGCARAGCLGCLAPFCELDLGDRCLDGVLSNNHYESDVLKNYLATRGLTWKNMLTESLVALQRGAFLLSDYRITGNTVLCYCCGLRSFRELTYQYRQNIPASELPAAVTSRPDCYWGRNCRTQVKAHHAMKFNHICEQTRFKN; encoded by the exons GTTGTGACCTTTCGTTCCCCGGCAATAAACTGGTCTCCGGAGATCACTGTAAAATCATAGTGGATGAAAAATCTGGTCAGGTGTCACTGGAAGATACCAG CACCAATGGAACAGTGATTAACAAGCTGAAGGTTGTTAAGAAGCAGACCTGCCCTTTGCAGACGGGGGATGTTATCTACTTGGTGTACAGGAAGAATGAGCCAGAACACA ATGTGGCATACCTCTATGAATCTTTAAGTGAGAAGCAAGGCGTCACGCAAGACTCCTTTG AAGCTAATAAAGAGAATGTGTTCCACGTGACCAAAGATACCTCAGGTGCAGGGCAAGGTGATGACCCCCAGGTCCTGCCGTCATCACCCACCACTCAGGCGTGCTTTGAGGAACCACAGCCATCGACGTCGACATCAGACCTCTTCCCCACGGCTTCTACCTCTTCCATGGAGCCCGCCTCTGCAGGGCGAGCGCCTTCCTCCAGCTCTG ATGGGGGCCCTGATGTGACCCTGCAGTTGCTGGCCGCAGACCAGTGTAGAGACACCCACACCGGCCTGGGCAGTGTCCGGTCCGAGGCCATGAAACCGGACAAGATGGAGGAGACGCTCACGTGCATCATCTGCCAGGACCTGCTGCACGACTGTGTGAG CCTGCAGCCCTGCATGCACACCTTCTGTGCCGCCTGCTACTCGGGCTGGATGGAGCGCTCCACCTTGTGCCCCACGTGCCGCTGTCCCGTCGAGAGGATCTGTAAAAACCACATCCTGAACAACCTGGTGGAGGCCTATCTTCTCCAGCACCCAG ACAAGAGTCGCAGCGAGGAAGACATGCGGAGCATGGCTGCCAGGAACAAGATCACGCAAGACATGCTGCAGCCCAAAGTCAGGAGGTCGTTCTCCGATGAGGAGGGCAGCTCAGAGGACCTGCTGGAGCTGTCCGACGTGGACAGCGAGTCCTCCGACGTGAG CCAGCCGTACATCGTATGCAGACAGTGCCCCGAGTTCCGGCGGCAGGCGGGCCGggccctcccctgcccagggcctggcagcgAGCCAGGGGCGGCACCGGCTCCGGGGGACGCGCCCTCCACGTCCACCAGCGTTACGACAG CCCAGGATTATGTGTGTGCCCTGCAAGGAAGCCATGCCATATGCACCTGCTGCTTCCAGCCCATGCCTGACCGGAGGGCAGAGCGCGAGCAGGACCCCCGCATCGCCCCCCAGCAGT GTGCCGTGTGCCTGCAGCCTTTCTGCCACCTGTACTGGGGCTGTGCCCGGGCCGGCTGCCTTGGCTGCCTGGCCCCGTTCTGCG AGCTAGACCTGGGCGACAGGTGTCTGGATGGGGTTCTGAGCAACAACCACTATGAGTCGGATGTCCTCAAG AATTACCTGGCAACCAGGGGTTTGACGTGGAAGAACATGTTGACGGAAAGTCTGGTGGCTCTGCAGAGGGGAGCGTTCCTGCTGTCCG ATTACAGAATCACAGGGAACACCGTGCTGTGTTACTGCTGTGGCCTGCGGAGCTTCCGAGAGCTAACTTACCAGTATCGGCAGAACATTCCTGCTTCCGAGTTGCCCG CGGCTGTGACGTCCCGTCCTGATTGCTACTGGGGCCGCAACTGCCGCACTCAGGTGAAGGCCCACCACGCAAT GAAATTCAATCACATCTGTGAACAGACAAGGTTCAAGAACTGA